In a genomic window of Agarivorans albus:
- a CDS encoding ureidoglycolate lyase, translated as MKKLSLQPLTQATFAPFGDVVACDRVSPFAINGGTTSRFHDLAELQASGSQAKLIVSIFRGQAFQLPLAIDMLEHHPYGSQLFMPLSQRPYVVVVAKPGELDEDSICAFWAQPDQGVNYHSGVWHHPLISLQQTSDFLVIDRSGEEANCVEQQLSESIQLQLA; from the coding sequence ATGAAAAAACTCAGCTTACAGCCGCTTACTCAAGCGACCTTTGCGCCCTTTGGAGATGTAGTGGCCTGCGACAGAGTCTCGCCTTTTGCAATCAATGGCGGAACCACCAGTCGCTTCCACGACTTGGCCGAGTTGCAAGCCAGCGGCAGCCAAGCCAAGCTGATTGTCTCGATATTTCGCGGCCAAGCCTTTCAGCTGCCACTAGCCATAGATATGCTGGAACACCATCCCTATGGCAGCCAGCTATTTATGCCCTTGTCCCAACGCCCCTACGTGGTAGTGGTGGCAAAACCTGGTGAGCTAGATGAAGATAGCATTTGCGCCTTTTGGGCACAGCCTGACCAAGGGGTTAACTACCACAGCGGGGTATGGCATCACCCCTTAATTAGCTTGCAACAAACTAGCGACTTTTTGGTGATTGACCGAAGCGGCGAAGAAGCCAATTGTGTAGAACAGCAACTAAGTGAAAGTATACAGTTACAGCTAGCTTAG
- the alc gene encoding allantoicase: MSQAITAPAATDAPAFSQQCVNLADNRLGSQIIAVSDDFFAKAERMLNHLPALFYPDKYDDNGKWMDGWESRRRRDAGHDWCIVKLGVAGKVKGLQLDTSFFTGNFAPAASIEACYCEHDTPPSDTQWHSILSASALSADNHHFFAVDTEQPISHLKINIFPDGGIARLRVFGHPIPQHSSEQSIDLVALKNGGRVIGYNDAHYGTPSNLLAPAKGVNMGDGWETRRRREPGNDWCIIALGQAGEVDKIEVATTHFKGNFPDKLSIQAANIQDPNDLSLISQSMFWQELLPAKSLSADNEHHFNELNSLGTITHIRVNIYPDGGISRLRLWGKSA, encoded by the coding sequence ATGAGCCAAGCTATAACTGCCCCAGCTGCCACCGATGCGCCAGCCTTTAGCCAACAGTGTGTAAACTTAGCCGACAACCGTTTAGGCAGCCAAATCATCGCTGTGAGTGACGATTTTTTTGCCAAAGCCGAACGCATGCTCAACCACTTGCCCGCTCTGTTTTACCCAGACAAATATGATGATAACGGCAAATGGATGGACGGATGGGAAAGTCGCCGCCGCCGTGATGCAGGCCACGACTGGTGCATCGTAAAACTAGGGGTTGCAGGCAAGGTTAAAGGACTACAACTAGATACTAGCTTTTTTACCGGTAATTTTGCCCCAGCGGCCAGTATTGAAGCCTGCTACTGCGAGCACGATACACCACCAAGTGATACCCAATGGCACAGTATTCTCTCTGCCAGTGCTTTAAGTGCCGATAACCACCACTTTTTTGCAGTAGACACTGAGCAGCCGATTAGTCATCTAAAAATTAATATTTTTCCCGATGGTGGCATTGCCCGTTTACGGGTATTTGGCCACCCCATCCCACAACATTCAAGTGAGCAAAGCATTGATCTAGTTGCCCTTAAAAATGGCGGCAGAGTCATTGGATACAATGATGCGCATTACGGTACGCCCAGCAATCTGCTTGCGCCAGCCAAAGGCGTTAATATGGGCGATGGCTGGGAAACCCGCCGCCGCCGAGAGCCGGGTAACGATTGGTGTATTATTGCTTTAGGCCAAGCTGGCGAGGTTGACAAAATTGAAGTGGCCACCACTCACTTTAAAGGCAACTTCCCCGACAAACTGTCGATACAGGCAGCCAATATTCAAGATCCTAACGATTTAAGTTTGATCAGCCAAAGTATGTTTTGGCAGGAGTTGTTGCCCGCTAAGTCACTTAGCGCCGACAATGAGCATCACTTTAACGAGCTAAACTCGCTTGGCACCATCACGCATATTCGAGTGAATATTTATCCCGATGGCGGCATCAGTCGCCTGCGCTTGTGGGGTAAATCAGCTTAA
- a CDS encoding MurR/RpiR family transcriptional regulator, whose amino-acid sequence MTKSACAFNQRIVEHYPQLSAKARVVADYLQHHPDKVLIQSTAEIASACQVSKASVSRFFRQLGYQDHQQVCDELRQEREWGQPLLTSEASDTSEHSDLAAISQVFKQLEQIDCEALVKQISQAKRITIIGYRNSYPLALHFRQQLMQCRKQVYLLPVPGQSIGEELAQLGDKDLVIVIGIRRRPKLFTALIEQLQNLNCLLITDQSGQCYRTQVSQLLVCPMSNHSALDSYAAPMSLLAHLSNKVYDYLAHSAQTHSNQVSNNYQLLDELEAHH is encoded by the coding sequence ATGACAAAATCGGCCTGTGCATTTAACCAACGTATTGTTGAACACTATCCGCAGCTTTCGGCCAAAGCACGGGTAGTTGCAGATTACTTGCAGCATCATCCCGATAAAGTATTGATTCAATCAACCGCCGAAATCGCTAGCGCTTGCCAAGTCTCCAAAGCCAGTGTGAGCCGTTTTTTCCGTCAACTGGGCTACCAAGATCACCAGCAAGTCTGTGACGAGCTTCGCCAAGAGCGCGAATGGGGACAACCACTGTTAACCAGTGAAGCGAGCGATACTAGTGAACACAGCGATTTAGCCGCTATTAGCCAGGTATTTAAGCAACTAGAACAGATTGATTGCGAGGCTTTAGTGAAGCAAATTAGCCAAGCCAAACGGATAACTATTATTGGCTATCGCAACAGCTATCCACTGGCTTTGCACTTTCGCCAGCAATTAATGCAATGTCGCAAACAGGTGTATTTATTGCCGGTTCCGGGTCAAAGCATTGGTGAGGAGCTCGCGCAACTTGGCGATAAAGACTTAGTAATAGTGATAGGTATTCGCCGCAGACCCAAATTGTTTACGGCACTTATAGAGCAGTTACAAAATCTTAATTGCTTGCTAATTACCGACCAAAGTGGCCAGTGCTATCGCACTCAAGTGAGCCAATTACTGGTCTGCCCGATGAGCAATCACTCTGCCTTAGATAGCTATGCCGCACCGATGAGCTTGCTCGCCCATTTAAGCAACAAGGTCTACGATTACTTAGCGCATTCAGCCCAAACCCATAGCAACCAAGTCAGCAATAATTATCAATTACTTGATGAGCTAGAAGCTCACCACTAA
- a CDS encoding amino acid ABC transporter ATP-binding protein, giving the protein MVSIEQIHKYYGQHHVLKGIDLKIKAGEVISIIGRSGSGKSTLLRCINGLEPFQSGAIIVDKQAVSEDEKQLRLLSRSVGMVFQNFNLFPHMTAGENIMLAPKLVMGKSQQECRELAKEVLEKVGLADKFDQYPTSMSGGQQQRVAIARSLAMSPKVLLCDEITSALDPELVGEVLKVLEQLAAEGMTLVLVTHEMNFARDVGDRVVFMHQGKVWETGDSKQVFAQPQTTELQSFISAVL; this is encoded by the coding sequence CTGGTTAGTATTGAACAAATTCATAAGTATTACGGCCAACACCATGTGCTAAAAGGCATAGACTTAAAAATAAAGGCTGGCGAAGTTATCTCTATTATTGGCCGCAGCGGTTCTGGAAAAAGCACCCTATTGCGCTGCATTAATGGTTTAGAACCCTTTCAAAGTGGTGCCATTATTGTAGATAAACAAGCGGTAAGCGAAGACGAAAAACAGCTTAGGCTACTTAGCCGTAGTGTAGGCATGGTGTTTCAAAACTTTAACCTCTTCCCCCATATGACCGCTGGCGAAAACATTATGTTAGCGCCCAAGTTAGTAATGGGTAAAAGTCAGCAAGAATGTCGCGAGCTAGCAAAAGAAGTGCTGGAAAAAGTGGGTTTAGCCGACAAGTTTGATCAATACCCCACTAGCATGTCGGGCGGCCAGCAACAACGCGTGGCCATTGCCCGCTCTTTGGCTATGTCGCCTAAAGTATTGCTGTGTGACGAAATCACCTCGGCCCTAGACCCTGAGCTGGTAGGTGAAGTACTCAAAGTTTTAGAACAACTAGCCGCCGAAGGCATGACACTAGTTTTAGTCACCCACGAAATGAACTTTGCTCGCGACGTTGGTGATAGAGTGGTCTTCATGCACCAAGGAAAGGTGTGGGAAACCGGCGACAGCAAACAGGTATTTGCTCAGCCCCAAACCACCGAGTTACAAAGCTTTATTTCTGCAGTGTTATAA
- a CDS encoding amino acid ABC transporter permease: MMQFTDWDILRNLLLAARWTVLLSLIAFASGGLVALLLTFMRISKNPVLSAFVKGYVELFQGTPLLMQLFVTFFGLSLIGIDVSAWSAAIIGLTLFTSAFLCEIWRGCIESLPKGQWEASRTLGLSFFQTMRYVILPQALTVAIAPTVGFSVQVVKGTALTSIIGFVELTKAGTMLNNATFQPFKVFALVAALYFLLCFPLSLYSKHLEKKLNVTG, from the coding sequence ATGATGCAATTTACCGATTGGGACATCTTACGCAACCTGCTACTGGCAGCGCGTTGGACGGTCTTGTTATCACTCATTGCCTTTGCCAGCGGTGGCTTAGTTGCCCTACTGCTAACCTTTATGCGCATAAGCAAAAACCCCGTGTTAAGCGCCTTCGTTAAAGGCTATGTAGAACTGTTTCAAGGCACACCTCTGTTAATGCAGTTGTTTGTAACCTTCTTCGGTTTATCACTAATTGGCATTGATGTGAGCGCTTGGAGCGCTGCCATCATTGGTTTAACTTTGTTCACCAGCGCCTTTTTATGTGAGATTTGGCGCGGCTGTATCGAGTCTTTACCCAAGGGCCAATGGGAAGCATCTCGCACCTTGGGTTTGAGCTTCTTTCAAACCATGCGCTACGTTATTTTGCCGCAAGCACTCACCGTGGCCATTGCTCCTACTGTAGGCTTTTCGGTGCAAGTGGTGAAAGGCACTGCACTCACATCCATTATTGGTTTTGTAGAGTTAACTAAAGCCGGCACCATGCTTAACAATGCCACCTTCCAACCCTTTAAAGTGTTTGCCCTAGTGGCAGCGCTGTACTTTTTGTTGTGTTTCCCGCTGTCTTTATACAGCAAGCATTTGGAGAAGAAGCTCAATGTCACTGGTTAG
- a CDS encoding amino acid ABC transporter permease, whose amino-acid sequence MSYQLDFSGLLPYMPELAKGLLTTAELTLYSTFAGILLGTAGAAGKISNKAWLRWLISAYVEVIRNTPFIVQLFFIFFGLPALGVKLSAWQAGCLAMVINLGAYLTEIIRAGIEATPKGQWEAGKTLGLSHWHIFSRIVLPTAFQRIYPALVSQCIIVMLGSAVVSQISVEELTFSANFIQSRNFLSFESYLLTALIYLLLAIAMRQLFELAARRLFKNPAL is encoded by the coding sequence ATGAGCTACCAACTAGACTTTAGTGGCTTACTGCCCTACATGCCTGAGCTTGCCAAGGGCTTACTCACCACAGCCGAGCTCACCTTGTACTCAACCTTTGCTGGGATCTTACTCGGTACTGCGGGGGCTGCAGGTAAAATAAGTAATAAAGCTTGGTTGCGCTGGCTCATAAGCGCTTATGTAGAAGTAATTCGCAATACACCGTTTATTGTGCAGTTATTCTTCATCTTTTTTGGCTTGCCAGCCTTGGGGGTAAAACTAAGTGCTTGGCAAGCGGGCTGTTTGGCCATGGTGATTAACCTAGGCGCCTACCTCACCGAAATTATTCGTGCAGGTATAGAAGCCACCCCTAAAGGCCAGTGGGAAGCGGGTAAAACCTTAGGCCTAAGCCACTGGCACATTTTTAGCCGCATAGTATTACCCACTGCGTTTCAACGTATCTATCCGGCCTTAGTTAGCCAATGCATTATCGTGATGCTGGGCTCGGCGGTAGTCTCGCAAATCTCTGTCGAAGAGCTCACGTTCTCAGCCAACTTTATTCAATCGCGTAACTTTTTAAGCTTTGAATCTTACTTGCTCACCGCACTGATTTATTTGCTGCTAGCCATTGCCATGCGCCAACTGTTTGAGCTGGCCGCTCGTCGCCTTTTCAAAAACCCTGCATTGTAG
- a CDS encoding transporter substrate-binding domain-containing protein, with the protein MYTFKKLFASAAILLCALSSTVSHADQLATLMERGVLKVAVPQDFPPFGSVGSDLQPMGYDIDMARYLAEQLDVKLELVPVTSANRIPYLQTRKVDLVISSLGKNAEREKAIDFSDAYAPFFLGVFGAAEVSVDSAEQLAGKTVGVTRGAVEDIELSKLVDSSTTIKRFEDNNTTLSAYLSGQVELIATGNLVATEIAKRVPNRKPETKFLLKNSPCYVGVLKGEPALVAKVNELIAKAKQSGELEKLSLAWFKTSLPKELY; encoded by the coding sequence ATGTATACCTTCAAAAAACTATTTGCTAGCGCAGCCATTTTACTTTGCGCTCTAAGCAGCACCGTAAGCCATGCCGACCAACTAGCTACTTTAATGGAGCGCGGCGTATTAAAAGTAGCCGTGCCACAAGATTTCCCTCCGTTTGGCTCGGTGGGGAGTGATTTACAACCCATGGGTTACGACATTGATATGGCTCGCTACCTAGCTGAGCAGCTGGATGTAAAACTAGAATTAGTGCCAGTAACCAGCGCCAACCGCATTCCTTACTTACAAACTCGCAAGGTTGATTTGGTTATTTCTAGCCTAGGTAAAAACGCCGAGCGTGAAAAAGCCATCGACTTTAGTGATGCATATGCACCATTTTTCCTTGGTGTATTTGGCGCCGCAGAGGTAAGCGTTGATTCTGCGGAGCAACTGGCAGGTAAAACCGTTGGTGTTACCCGTGGCGCTGTTGAAGACATAGAGCTAAGCAAATTGGTGGATAGTTCTACCACCATTAAACGTTTTGAAGACAATAACACCACCCTGTCAGCTTACTTATCAGGCCAAGTAGAGCTTATTGCCACCGGTAATTTAGTTGCCACAGAAATTGCCAAACGCGTTCCAAACCGTAAGCCAGAGACTAAGTTCTTACTTAAAAACTCGCCTTGTTATGTAGGTGTACTTAAAGGCGAGCCTGCACTGGTTGCCAAAGTAAACGAGCTAATTGCTAAAGCAAAACAAAGTGGTGAGTTAGAGAAACTCTCGCTTGCATGGTTTAAAACATCGTTACCTAAAGAGTTGTACTAA
- a CDS encoding spondin domain-containing protein has product MDLKSSLLAMPFIAVSTLSQAAVVDVKITNLTQGIYYTPLLVTAHTSDAHLFEVGTAASPALQMMAEGGDISGLVTIADGIGAVSSANPAAGLLAPTDYVMVSDLDTGSNTHLSIVAMLLPTNDGFVGKDSWEIPSEAGTYTFYMNGYDAGTEANDEIVNGGGASGTPGIPANPGMNGGTGGSGVATASSNTNIHIHPGNVGDQDATGGMSDLDSRIHRWLNPVAKVVVTVK; this is encoded by the coding sequence ATGGATCTCAAGTCATCTCTGTTAGCAATGCCGTTTATTGCTGTAAGTACATTAAGCCAAGCCGCGGTAGTAGACGTTAAAATTACTAACTTAACGCAAGGTATTTACTACACCCCTTTATTAGTAACTGCACATACTTCTGACGCCCACCTATTTGAAGTAGGTACAGCGGCATCGCCAGCCCTGCAAATGATGGCAGAGGGTGGAGACATCTCTGGTTTAGTCACAATTGCCGACGGTATTGGTGCTGTTTCATCAGCCAATCCAGCGGCTGGTTTATTGGCACCAACCGATTACGTGATGGTGAGTGACCTAGATACTGGCAGCAACACCCATTTAAGTATTGTTGCCATGTTACTGCCAACCAATGATGGTTTTGTAGGTAAAGACAGCTGGGAAATTCCAAGTGAAGCAGGCACTTATACCTTCTACATGAATGGTTACGACGCCGGCACCGAAGCCAACGACGAAATAGTAAACGGCGGCGGAGCTTCTGGTACACCGGGTATTCCTGCAAACCCTGGCATGAATGGTGGAACTGGCGGCAGTGGCGTAGCTACAGCATCAAGCAATACCAACATTCATATTCACCCTGGCAATGTGGGTGACCAAGATGCAACGGGCGGCATGAGTGACCTAGACAGCCGTATTCACCGCTGGTTAAACCCAGTTGCAAAAGTGGTTGTTACCGTTAAGTAA